Genomic DNA from Setaria italica strain Yugu1 chromosome V, Setaria_italica_v2.0, whole genome shotgun sequence:
ttttttttttgcaatgaagGATCACCCCAAGGATTCAGGGATGCTGAATAGGCCTATTGAGGATTATGATGAGCTTCCTTCCATCTTCAGTGATGAATATGATCCATCAGCAGATGGAATTCAGTTGAAAAAGGGCCAGAATGCCCACTCTGATGATACTAAGGTATCTGAAGATCCCATGGAGCAGAAGATAGCTAATGAGGACATCCACTACTTAGTTCTTAAGATTGGGGAGTTAATAGATGCTATAAAAAGCTTAAAGCCCAGAGACTTTGCTGACGACTTGTGGAAAGCAGTTACAGCTTGCGGTTATAACGACAGGATGTCAATCACTGCGTTTGAGTATTTTCTGAAGAACGAGGTTGAAGGGAAGATTTTCCTTGTGCGTAGCCCAGATCTTCGAAAGGAATGGTTAGCTAAGTTCTTCTCTAGCCTTATGTAATCATTCTTTATTTGTTCTATCCAACAGTTTAGTTCAGTATTTTGAGTTTAGTTTTCTTTTCATTTGGAACCACACTTCAAATGACGAGCATCATTGTGGGAACCCTTAAAGCTGTATCTGTACGAACAGAAGGCTTAGTATAGAAGAAGAATGGTAAGATGAGATAAGATGGTctgatttttatttctttcgaTTCTACTAAGGTCAAATGTAAATTCTAACAAACATTCATCAACTGCGACTCTGCAAGAAACTGTTCTAAGATTAATGCAGTACAATCACAATAAAACGTACATAATCATGCACAACTGAAATCCTACACACCGAGTGACAAGATTAATACGATTGGTACAGATCACAACCTAACCCTTCACAGCTACAAGCCTACACACCATATGTAACAAAGCTGCTACAGTTGATGTATATATCACAACCTAACCTCTACTTGTCATTCAGCAAAGAATCAACGTCCGGAGTCACAATGACATGCCGATTCTCAATCTCTCCAAGCAAGCAACAATGTTTCTCTTGGGTGTTCAGAGCTACTACATGTTGCGGCATCCTACTCTCTGCTCCTGGGTTCACCTGCAGAGATAGAAATTAAGCATAAAATACATGCGATAGCTTGCTAAGCTCTGAACAGAAAGATGAGAAGGTTGCACTAACATCAAACATGACATCTCCTAACTTCATTTTGATCTTGCCGCTTTTGTATACCAGCATTTTGCCCAAATAACCCTGAGGCAGCTGCTGAAGGTTGGATCCTTCCTTCACCTCTTTGCCAGCAGCCTTCCCTTTCCTTTCAACTATATTAGATGACCTTCTGGGCAAAGGAAGAGATTTTGGGAGCTTGAAGAGGAACATTCTTTCTTTGCTATCATGTTCTTGCTGCTACAATTGCAAGTGAAGCATGTGAGAGTTCAGAAACTATGAATACAATTTAGCAGAGCTCAAAGGTTCATACAAGCAAATGAAGCTCCTCTGCTGGACATGTTGAAGCTTCGCATTCAATTGAACTTGGCTGAGTCTCCTGCAACTCAACATTGCCATTATCGTCGTCGCTGTCGTCAAAATCACTACTCTCTTCACTGTCAAATGTTCCTGTCAAGAGTTGAATATTCCCATGAAAATTCTTATTGGAAAGTATTGTTCAGAAGAATGGAACTCATGAATCGTCACATTCACCTGAATCAACAGTAACAGGAAAGGATCTGGGGATTTGTAGTGGTTTCTTTTGACATGGAAACAAATCAACAAAAGGTACACAAGACTAGTCAGTAAGTCTGTCAAGAAAATCAGGATGTTTTCTAGTACAACAAGGCTGAAACTGAGAAGTTCTCGCCTTCTAGGGGCACTCACCGATTGATTTTGCTTCTGCACTCCTGATTGCGCTGGTGACAAGCTAACAACATCCGCAGAAGGTGGTGTCGAGGGAGGTTTCTGTGTTGAGCGCTCGTCTACAAATAATATGTGTTGAGTCTGATTATTTTGAGGTTACTGACTAAATCAATGACAGTACAACCCATGATCTTATATGTGCGTTATTTCAGATCTGATGGAAAGGCCTGACCTGTTGCTCCtaaaatcttaaaaaaaaaacgcCTGACAGTAGGATCTCAGTGCCCGTGTGGCAGTATATTACCTTTTGTATTTGGCACACTGTTTGCAGGCACCTGGCGAGTCTGAAAAGAACAGATATAAGTTCAGCCATCGAAAGAGTGTGctactccttttcttttcctcctaAGCAAACTACAATATTATCTGACATCAAGATGCGACCATTGGATAATTAGTTACCCTCAGTATCTTCATCAACTGTTCATCAATTGGTTTTGGTTCTTCCAGTTGTGGCCTGAAACAGAACAATACGTTGCGCTAAGGTTACTGTAACACACTAGGCAAAAATACCTTAAAGATGACGCCAACACCTAAAGACAAAGAAAAATTACTTTTCAGTGGCCAATTTCTTTGGCTTCTGCGGTGGCACTTTCGGTTTAAACTTGAGCTTCTGAagggattaagggaaagaaatGCAAAAAAGACGTTAATACATAACCTTCTTTACAATTCGCTGAACcatggagaaaagaaaaactgtaTAAAAAAAAGTAGAGAGAAGAAAATTGGTGAACCACCTTCACGGCACGACGAACTGGGCGACTCCTCTTGGAGCTACCATCTGCATCCATTTTTGTTTCTCTGCCATAAAGAATTAAGAGCATAAGCACTTGCTTTTGCTTACTGATGAGTACTTCACTAGTATATATAGTATCTTTTTTCTGAAGATCCCACGTGCGTTTCTGTCTCACTAGCAGTACGAGGAAACCTATCAGTTCTGTGTCAGCTAGATCCTTTCAGCCTTCGCATCGTCAGAAGTCCTTCTATAGTCATACAACCGTACAGTTTCTGCAGGTGTTCGAAGGATCGTCTATGCACTTCTCATCTACCCTCCTCCCAAACCATTGCTGTCCATGACACTATTGCAAGGAAGCAACCAAGAACCTAAGTCCTAACAAAAAGACAAGTCCTCGCCATGAACACCAAGTGCTCCCCGGAGGGCGTGAAAGCTGATTTCTCACTCTGCAACCATGAATTCTgatttggtcttgggctctgcACAGCCAGGAAACCAAGAGGAAGCAAGAGGGGGAAGCCGAGAATTCGCAGCTCGTGCGCGTAATCCTGAGTCCTAAACCGTAAACCCTCCCCCCAGCTCAGAAGTCAGAAGCACGCGTACCTGCTAGCTCTACGGCTGCAAGAGCTCGAGCTCTCCCTCCCCGCAGaaatggctgctgctgctgcttcgagGCGTTTGGGAGGGAGAGGAAAAGGACAGGTGGGACGATCCTACAGCGGACTGGCATGTGCGGCCCCACGCTTCAGCGAGAGGTGTCTCCTGGAACCGGTCCAGCGAGGGTGGCGCGGGGGATTGGGAGGAGGATCCTTTGCGGCGACGGTTGCAGGGAAGAACGGTAAAGCACAGCTGGGAGGGACACGTGTCGATCCGTGGTGTTGGGTGCATGATTGGAGCCTTGTGTGAGCGGCACAGGGGATCGGATCCAGAGCGGAGGGCTGCggctggcctgctgctgctgccggatTTGTGAGTCGGTTAAGTCCGCCGAAGCATCGAAGTGAACGGAACGGGGTACGTTATCTCGTTGGTTGTTTTCATTGTTTGGGAGAGGAGTGGGGTTACGCCGTGCGGCCCACGGCCCAGACTGGTGGTGGCGTTTGTTAAGCCGGTTACAGGGCGGTAAGTGTCACACTCCGTTGCAAATTAcagatcattttaattttttatgtatagtttttactatgtatctaaatataatatataactaaatgtataataatatttataaacttagaaaaactaaaacgttctacaatttggaacggatggagtaattGGTTATTTGAGAGATACGGAGAAAATAGAGTAGATCGGTATAGTGTAGCCACTGATGTTGATTGTTTTGGAGAGATGAGAATTACGTTGTGGGTTATTTGAGAGGAGGGTTGAGTTTGTTTGGTTGAGgagtgaaaaaaaagagagcaaaTAAATGCCAAACATAGTTAGTTATTTGAGAGAAGGGGATTACCTCTGAGCCCCAGGAGGCTGGGGAGGTGTTGTTTGTTTGTTGTGATAGTGAGATAGAGAAAGTAGTGTTACAATGAGGACACTAAATATTTCGTGAAATTCGATTTTCCTTCCTTCTAGAAATTGTCATACCAAATTCACTGTTTTTTAAGAGTCCTGTAAACAGTATTATTGTCATATCGATCGTACAATAAGGCAGTACGATTTCTTTCTCATCAACTCGTACATACATGAGTTTGAAAGATGGTCCGTTACTGTGAGTTTTCATGTTGAATTACAATTATAGAAGAAGTTTTCTACTTAAATCTTCCCTAGAAGCTCAGCAAAAGGCAAGTGGGCAGCATGAGCCATGCTAAAAAAGTTAAAGGAATTATTATTACAATAATGCTACAGAACATACTTCcagaatcttaaaaaaaaacttaaaaaaaatcgaaCGCTCGATATATGTTGCGGATGGAATTTTCTATCCAAAGTCAAATAACGTAGTcatttttacacattatttttcatgttgtaAATAGTGTCTGCTAGTGTTGCACTAgttaattttttaatattttatcgGAGGATCCGATGGAAAATTTCCCATCAGACGTCTGAGCGCTAGTAGCACAATTATTATTAATACATgatcaaaataaaattttatatTGATCGAAGGTCAAACTGGTGCTAAAAAATTATGAGTGAAACGTGTGTTTAGAGGCATAAATAAGCTGAGCATTAAGTTTCAAACACGCGTTATTCCAGCTCAAATGTTTGCCTTGTATGAAAGGAAGCATGCAAAATATAAATACTACGTGAAATATAAAAGTTTTCATGGAAAAAAACGCCACCGTAGAATTTACATATGGTATCCTAGTTATAACGCAAGCTTACATTTACTCCtttcattttaaattgtaggtcattttgacttttctaaattcatagatattattatacatctagacatacactatatctaaatgcataataatatttataaatttaaaaaaattaaaatgatctataatttagaatggaggatCTGGTATACATACAGGAAAACAGAGAAAACAGAGAAATGTATCGATGCAAAATCGGTGCTCTCCCGTACCGCAAAATCGGTGCTCTCCCGTACCGAATCACAAACTAATCGAGCAACCTAATTTCGGAGAAACAAATCCTAACAAAACATAAACCTTCCTTAAACGGAGAGCCCAAACGCGACATCCTTCCACACTGTGGCCGCCTACTGCTTCTCGCCTTCAGACGACGACGAGCCCTGTTCCTCTTCCTTTGACGGCGGCGCTTGTACCTGCGGGCCGATGTCAATGCCAAAGAGACGCACCCTGCCAGCAGCCACGGCcggtgacggcgacggccgccgctCTTCCGTTACGGTCGACAGCGCAAGCCTGAGGTCGGCCTCGCTAAcggccggtgccggcggcggcgcggggcaccTCCTCTTGTTCCTCTTGTGCACGATCGGCGGGCCGGTGTAGTGCATCCTCATGTGGCCTCCGAGCGCCACCCCCGTGGCGAACACCTTGTGGCACTTCTGGCACTCGTGCGGCTCCTCCGccctgcggccgcggcggaaCGCGGCGCCGTCCTGGCCCAGACCCATCATcatctccgctgccgccgccgcggcctccgcttcCTTCTGCCTGTTCCTGTGCCCGGCCGCGTGGCCGCCCAGGCCCTGGTGCGACGAGTACGACTTCCCGCACAGCTTGCAGCTGTACACACGTCGCGGTTGAGCGAGGCttgccggcggcagcggcacggcCGGCTGGTGGACTGGAcgagcttgcggcggcggcactgccGGCTGGTGGACTGGACGAGCTTGCTCCGCTGCAGGAATCGGCGCAGCCTGCTGGTGGTGGACGACGGCCCCAGTGGAAGGATTATTGGGTCCTGTCACCACCGTCGCCACGGCCGGCGCCTCATAGTCCATCGGCTGCGcggtggcgctgctgctgctctcctcACCGGATAGATTGGTTCTAGTGGACGACAGAACGGGAGTCGACGACGGACTGCTGGTCACTGCG
This window encodes:
- the LOC101781626 gene encoding uncharacterized protein LOC101781626 isoform X2 — encoded protein: MDADGSSKRSRPVRRAVKKLKFKPKVPPQKPKKLATEKPQLEEPKPIDEQLMKILRTRQVPANSVPNTKDERSTQKPPSTPPSADVVSLSPAQSGVQKQNQSKPLQIPRSFPVTVDSGTFDSEESSDFDDSDDDNGNVELQETQPSSIECEASTCPAEELHLLQEHDSKERMFLFKLPKSLPLPRRSSNIVERKGKAAGKEVKEGSNLQQLPQGYLGKMLVYKSGKIKMKLGDVMFDVNPGAESRMPQHVVALNTQEKHCCLLGEIENRHVIVTPDVDSLLNDK
- the LOC101781626 gene encoding DNA-directed RNA polymerase III subunit RPC4 isoform X1; translation: MDADGSSKRSRPVRRAVKKLKFKPKVPPQKPKKLATEKPQLEEPKPIDEQLMKILRTRQVPANSVPNTKDERSTQKPPSTPPSADVVSLSPAQSGVQKQNQSKPLQIPRSFPVTVDSGTFDSEESSDFDDSDDDNGNVELQETQPSSIECEASTCPAEELHLLQQEHDSKERMFLFKLPKSLPLPRRSSNIVERKGKAAGKEVKEGSNLQQLPQGYLGKMLVYKSGKIKMKLGDVMFDVNPGAESRMPQHVVALNTQEKHCCLLGEIENRHVIVTPDVDSLLNDK
- the LOC111257363 gene encoding replication initiator 1-like, giving the protein MDSSSSRRRPLRDLDGDGDDDDLEEGEYVPGGRDESSDTDGDDDGYRLQRRLEGQLGRGVSWMEVAMASGRPVGVPRPLVARSSCESDGTISDDGSNPSADSSAVVSSAEAPARRFACHVCGRGFNSLKAVDGHMRVHGNGRMAEAAVVGGGWAATGKRGWTGGKPSVAAVCLNSESTDDHSTAVVVAQPIPMAIAVTSSPSSTPVLSSTRTNLSGEESSSSATAQPMDYEAPAVATVVTGPNNPSTGAVVHHQQAAPIPAAEQARPVHQPAVPPPQARPVHQPAVPLPPASLAQPRRVYSCKLCGKSYSSHQGLGGHAAGHRNRQKEAEAAAAAAEMMMGLGQDGAAFRRGRRAEEPHECQKCHKVFATGVALGGHMRMHYTGPPIVHKRNKRRCPAPPPAPAVSEADLRLALSTVTEERRPSPSPAVAAGRVRLFGIDIGPQVQAPPSKEEEQGSSSSEGEKQ